Proteins found in one Terribacillus sp. DMT04 genomic segment:
- a CDS encoding post-transcriptional regulator codes for MYELKTVNEWKAEVMPAIISKKDEFHLLGYEKASAADIWSCMEKKVWKKDTEKQKRLYEVVADIMQLNISVYMGYLTMSVYEEDDDLMASIAAINGQS; via the coding sequence GTGTACGAATTAAAAACAGTAAACGAATGGAAGGCAGAAGTGATGCCTGCTATTATCAGCAAGAAAGATGAATTTCACTTGCTCGGATATGAGAAAGCATCAGCTGCAGATATTTGGAGCTGTATGGAAAAAAAAGTGTGGAAAAAAGATACAGAGAAACAGAAACGTTTGTATGAAGTAGTTGCAGACATTATGCAGCTCAATATATCTGTTTATATGGGCTATTTGACTATGTCTGTGTATGAGGAAGATGACGATTTAATGGCTTCCATTGCAGCAATCAATGGTCAATCATGA
- the secDF gene encoding protein translocase subunit SecDF: protein MVKRGRIVAFFLIVLLLLGAMGTTIQGIAKDLNLGLDLQGGFEVLYEVQPLEEGDEVDTATLNATAQALNERVNSLGVSETNIDIEQPNRIRVQLAGVEDQNQAREMLSTTANLSFRDTNDKEYLNGTDIEAGSAKQAFDPQTNQPLVTVDMKDASKFAEVTSEIAQLPFPENRLVIWLDYEEGDSYEEEAQKPEDEQKFISAPSVSQTINSKSVQIEGNFTVESAQELADLLNAGSLPVKMEEVYSNSVGAQFGQQALDETMLAGYIAFALILLFMIVYYRLPGLIASITLAVFAYLNLVVFDFLNVVLTLPGIAALILGVGMAVDANIITYERIKDELKTGKSLKAAYKAGNKNSLATITDANITTLIAGIVLFIFGTSSVKGFATTLIISILLSFITAVVGSRALLGLMVKSRAFDKKPAWFGVSKKNIRKLGDKEERSATFYGMKLNLVKNRKAYFAFSIALTIAGIICLSIFKLNLGIDFTSGSRVEFDSNETLTTEQVEQRFEDIGYTSKETQLSADGTHASVRLDDTLSKNEEDDVKSNITDAYGSAPSISTVSPVIGKELAKNAMYAVIFASIGIVLYATIRFEFKFAMAAIVALVHDAFFILAIFSITRLEFDITIIAAILTIIGYSINDTIVTFDRIKENIRIKRKVKTFEELAKIVNDSLLQTLVRSVNTVATVIVAAIILWIFGAAPITNFSIALVIGLAAGTYSSLFIAAQLWLVWRGKNIDKKPIIHEEKKKVEGPQV, encoded by the coding sequence ATGGTGAAAAGAGGCAGAATTGTTGCCTTCTTCTTAATCGTTCTATTACTTTTGGGAGCGATGGGAACGACAATTCAAGGTATTGCAAAAGATTTGAATTTAGGACTTGATCTGCAGGGCGGATTTGAGGTGCTTTATGAAGTACAACCGCTTGAGGAAGGCGACGAGGTGGATACGGCTACGCTGAACGCAACAGCACAGGCGCTGAATGAGCGTGTCAATTCACTTGGCGTCAGCGAAACAAATATTGATATCGAGCAGCCAAACCGAATTCGTGTTCAGCTTGCTGGAGTAGAAGATCAGAATCAGGCGCGCGAGATGCTGTCTACGACTGCAAATCTATCATTCCGGGATACGAACGACAAAGAATACTTAAATGGAACTGATATTGAAGCTGGCAGTGCCAAGCAGGCGTTTGATCCGCAAACAAATCAGCCGCTTGTTACAGTCGATATGAAAGATGCTTCAAAATTTGCAGAAGTGACGAGCGAAATTGCTCAGCTTCCTTTTCCTGAAAACAGACTAGTCATCTGGCTGGACTATGAAGAAGGAGATTCATACGAAGAAGAAGCGCAAAAACCGGAAGATGAACAAAAATTCATCTCTGCACCGTCCGTTTCGCAGACAATTAATAGTAAGTCTGTACAGATTGAAGGGAATTTCACGGTTGAAAGTGCTCAAGAACTTGCTGATCTTTTGAATGCCGGTTCTCTGCCAGTGAAAATGGAAGAAGTGTATTCAAACTCTGTTGGTGCTCAATTTGGACAACAAGCGCTGGATGAAACGATGTTGGCAGGTTATATTGCATTTGCCCTTATCCTGCTATTCATGATTGTTTATTACCGCCTTCCAGGTTTAATAGCGTCGATTACACTTGCTGTGTTTGCTTATTTAAATCTTGTTGTCTTTGATTTTCTCAATGTAGTACTGACATTACCAGGAATCGCTGCTTTGATTCTCGGTGTCGGAATGGCAGTAGATGCAAATATTATTACGTATGAACGAATTAAGGATGAACTAAAAACAGGCAAGTCACTGAAAGCAGCCTATAAAGCTGGTAATAAGAATTCCTTAGCAACTATTACAGATGCGAACATTACAACTTTAATAGCTGGTATTGTGCTGTTTATTTTCGGTACTAGTTCAGTAAAAGGATTTGCAACAACACTTATCATCAGTATCCTGCTAAGCTTTATCACGGCTGTAGTAGGTTCACGTGCTTTGCTTGGTTTGATGGTGAAGAGCCGTGCATTTGATAAAAAACCAGCATGGTTTGGCGTCTCCAAGAAGAACATCCGTAAACTGGGTGACAAAGAAGAACGAAGCGCCACCTTCTACGGCATGAAACTGAATCTCGTAAAAAACCGAAAAGCGTATTTCGCATTTTCGATTGCGCTCACAATTGCTGGTATAATTTGCTTGAGTATTTTTAAACTGAACTTAGGCATAGATTTTACAAGCGGTTCGCGTGTGGAGTTTGATTCGAATGAAACGTTAACAACAGAGCAAGTGGAACAGCGATTCGAGGATATTGGATATACATCTAAAGAAACGCAGTTATCTGCAGATGGGACGCATGCTTCCGTCCGCTTGGATGACACGCTCTCCAAAAACGAGGAAGATGACGTAAAGAGCAATATAACAGATGCTTATGGCAGTGCGCCAAGCATTAGTACCGTTTCGCCTGTTATAGGCAAGGAACTGGCAAAAAATGCAATGTACGCCGTCATTTTTGCATCGATTGGGATTGTGTTGTATGCAACGATCCGATTTGAGTTTAAATTTGCGATGGCAGCCATTGTGGCACTCGTGCATGACGCCTTCTTTATCTTGGCTATATTCAGTATTACAAGATTGGAATTCGATATCACCATTATCGCGGCTATCTTGACCATCATTGGTTATTCGATTAATGATACAATCGTAACGTTTGACCGTATTAAAGAAAATATACGAATAAAACGAAAAGTGAAAACGTTCGAGGAGCTAGCGAAAATTGTGAATGACAGCTTACTGCAAACACTAGTACGAAGTGTAAACACGGTGGCAACTGTCATTGTGGCAGCGATTATTCTCTGGATTTTCGGAGCTGCACCGATTACAAACTTCTCGATTGCACTGGTTATCGGATTGGCAGCAGGAACATACTCTTCGCTGTTCATCGCGGCTCAGCTATGGCTCGTATGGCGCGGCAAGAATATTGACAAAAAGCCAATTATTCACGAAGAGAAGAAGAAAGTGGAAGGACCGCAAGTTTAA
- a CDS encoding lipopolysaccharide assembly LapA domain-containing protein, which produces MKAQWYIILAVIFAVLIAIFAVINVDSVQVDYLFGVGSAPLILIILFSVLMGVLITASVGGLRMFKLNREVRTLRKDNDKKAAEITEMQEKRAEYGHEETERTTTNISDPTTNTYPTSERMKDEYNR; this is translated from the coding sequence ATGAAAGCACAATGGTATATCATTCTAGCAGTTATCTTTGCAGTACTTATTGCAATATTCGCAGTTATCAACGTTGACAGTGTACAGGTGGACTACCTATTTGGAGTTGGGTCTGCTCCCCTGATATTAATCATATTGTTCTCCGTTTTGATGGGCGTCTTAATTACAGCATCTGTAGGAGGGTTGCGTATGTTTAAATTAAACCGGGAAGTGCGCACTTTGCGAAAAGATAATGATAAGAAAGCAGCTGAAATTACAGAGATGCAAGAAAAGCGTGCAGAGTACGGACACGAGGAAACGGAGAGAACGACAACAAATATTTCCGATCCGACAACAAACACGTATCCTACTTCCGAACGAATGAAAGACGAATACAATAGATAA